A single window of Leeuwenhoekiella sp. MAR_2009_132 DNA harbors:
- a CDS encoding sugar-binding domain-containing protein, with the protein MFKFFTGIVLIVALNACNTAIKSDITAGDTYRINLTGNWQVKLDSLDAGEAAQWFAKTLKGQAITLPGTLDDAGIGTADTLTPALNNYVLSNLARKHQYIGKAWYQREITIPENWSGKEINLKLERVLWKSTVFIDNKKVASRESLIGSHDYELGAYLTPGTHSLTVLIDNSDFYPNINVTGDRYPIEVNQEMAHAYTNHTQIKWNGILGEIVLTASDKATIANLQVYSDTKNELLDFVFESTQNSITDFSIEIQKADGSVLFSQPITAPKQDGNLVKITIQKPENIEQWDEFNPVTYKAVLKTEKEQIALEFGYRTVTTADAQLHLNNHRIFLRGNLECVIFPLTGYPPMQEAEWASLYKQAKDYGLNHIRFHSWCPPEAAFAAADKAGMYLQVELPHWSLKVGKDAATTTFLQQEADKILKDYGHHPSFLFFSMGNELEGDFNVLNDLVADLKMKDSRHLYATTSYSFQKPAGLRPELEDQFFITQYTEKGWVRGQGIFNTKAPHFDQDYTATSSHLKIPMISHEIGQYSVYPDLSEIPKYTGVLAPHNFVAVKNDLEQKGLIALASDFTRASGKLAAMLYKEEIERALKTPGFDGFQLLQLQDFPGQGTALVGLLNAFWESKGIISGEEFKTFNSELVPLARFEKAVYEQGETVKVDLEIANFYKELKNQKLLATLKDSKGTLIQETRVENLNLALGNNVDLGILETSVQIDKADVWSLELKLDGTNYVNNWSIWVYPKERVTPAQTIVTTQSFEEATTALKSGKTVFFNPKLEELKGIEGRFVPVFWSPVHFPDQPGTMGLLIDTKNKALTDFPTSTYSQWQWWDLCIQSKSVKLDGLQIKPIVRVIDNFVTNHDLANLFEAKVGDGKLVFSAIDLSTDLKNRPVARQLRNSILNYMASEEFQPKNNLAPKVLTAFKK; encoded by the coding sequence ATGTTTAAATTTTTTACGGGTATTGTACTAATCGTTGCGCTAAACGCTTGCAATACTGCAATTAAATCAGACATAACTGCTGGTGATACATATCGCATAAATCTTACCGGTAACTGGCAGGTAAAATTAGATTCGCTTGATGCGGGCGAAGCAGCGCAATGGTTTGCAAAAACCCTGAAGGGTCAGGCTATAACATTACCGGGTACATTAGATGATGCCGGTATAGGAACCGCAGATACACTTACTCCGGCTCTTAACAATTATGTGTTGTCTAATCTGGCACGTAAGCATCAATATATTGGTAAAGCCTGGTATCAACGGGAAATCACAATTCCTGAAAACTGGAGTGGTAAAGAAATTAATTTAAAACTCGAACGCGTATTGTGGAAATCTACTGTGTTTATAGATAATAAAAAGGTTGCCAGTCGTGAAAGTTTAATAGGTAGTCATGATTATGAGTTGGGTGCTTATTTAACTCCGGGGACACATAGCCTTACGGTGCTTATAGACAACTCAGATTTTTACCCAAATATTAATGTAACGGGTGATCGCTATCCTATTGAAGTTAATCAGGAAATGGCACATGCCTATACAAATCACACGCAGATAAAATGGAATGGTATTTTAGGAGAAATAGTCTTAACCGCTTCAGATAAAGCAACGATTGCTAACCTTCAGGTGTATTCAGATACTAAAAATGAACTACTTGATTTTGTTTTTGAATCGACTCAAAATAGCATTACAGACTTTAGTATAGAAATTCAAAAAGCTGACGGAAGTGTGCTTTTTTCGCAGCCTATAACAGCGCCAAAGCAAGATGGGAATCTTGTTAAGATAACGATTCAAAAACCAGAAAATATAGAGCAATGGGATGAGTTCAACCCTGTGACGTATAAGGCAGTTTTAAAAACTGAAAAAGAACAGATTGCTCTGGAATTTGGGTACAGAACTGTAACTACAGCAGATGCGCAATTGCACTTAAATAACCACAGAATATTTTTAAGAGGAAACTTAGAGTGTGTTATTTTTCCACTTACAGGGTATCCGCCTATGCAAGAAGCCGAGTGGGCAAGCCTTTATAAGCAAGCCAAAGATTATGGCTTAAACCATATACGTTTTCACAGTTGGTGTCCGCCCGAAGCGGCATTTGCAGCAGCAGACAAAGCCGGAATGTATTTACAGGTAGAATTGCCCCACTGGAGTTTAAAAGTAGGTAAAGATGCTGCTACAACTACATTTTTACAGCAAGAAGCAGATAAGATTTTAAAAGACTATGGGCACCACCCTTCTTTTTTATTCTTCTCGATGGGTAATGAATTAGAGGGTGATTTTAACGTATTAAATGATTTGGTAGCAGATTTAAAAATGAAAGATTCGAGACATCTGTATGCTACAACTAGTTATTCGTTTCAGAAACCTGCGGGGTTACGTCCCGAGCTTGAAGATCAATTTTTTATAACGCAGTACACCGAAAAAGGCTGGGTACGTGGACAAGGTATTTTTAATACCAAAGCACCACATTTTGATCAGGATTATACGGCTACAAGTTCGCATCTTAAAATACCTATGATTTCTCATGAAATCGGGCAATACTCGGTATATCCAGATTTAAGCGAAATCCCTAAATATACAGGAGTTCTTGCACCACATAATTTTGTTGCCGTTAAAAATGATTTAGAGCAAAAGGGGCTTATAGCTCTTGCTTCAGATTTTACTCGTGCATCGGGTAAACTTGCTGCGATGCTTTATAAGGAAGAAATAGAGCGTGCATTAAAAACCCCTGGTTTTGATGGATTTCAGTTATTGCAATTACAAGATTTTCCCGGTCAGGGCACTGCATTGGTAGGATTGTTAAATGCATTTTGGGAATCTAAAGGAATTATTTCGGGTGAAGAATTTAAAACATTTAATAGTGAGCTCGTACCCTTAGCTCGGTTTGAAAAAGCGGTTTATGAACAGGGAGAAACCGTTAAGGTTGATTTAGAAATCGCCAATTTTTATAAAGAACTCAAAAATCAAAAATTACTTGCTACGCTAAAAGACAGTAAGGGAACTTTAATACAAGAAACTCGTGTCGAAAATTTAAACCTTGCGCTAGGAAATAATGTTGATTTAGGAATATTAGAAACTTCAGTTCAAATTGACAAAGCTGATGTTTGGTCACTAGAATTAAAGCTTGATGGTACTAATTATGTAAATAATTGGTCTATTTGGGTATATCCTAAAGAGCGTGTTACTCCTGCACAAACTATTGTGACTACGCAATCTTTTGAAGAAGCAACTACAGCTTTAAAATCGGGCAAAACGGTATTTTTTAATCCGAAGTTAGAAGAATTAAAGGGAATTGAAGGGCGTTTTGTACCGGTGTTTTGGAGTCCGGTGCATTTTCCTGATCAGCCGGGAACTATGGGATTGTTGATAGATACTAAAAATAAAGCTTTAACAGATTTTCCTACTTCTACTTATAGTCAGTGGCAGTGGTGGGATTTATGTATTCAGTCAAAATCTGTAAAACTTGATGGACTTCAAATAAAACCTATCGTTAGAGTGATCGATAATTTTGTTACCAACCACGATCTGGCAAATCTGTTTGAAGCAAAAGTAGGCGACGGAAAATTGGTGTTTTCGGCTATAGATCTTTCCACCGATTTAAAAAACAGACCTGTTGCCCGTCAATTACGCAACAGTATTTTAAATTATATGGCTTCGGAAGAATTTCAGCCAAAAAATAATTTAGCACCTAAGGTTCTTACTGCATTTAAAAAGTAA